The following proteins are co-located in the Lagenorhynchus albirostris chromosome 2, mLagAlb1.1, whole genome shotgun sequence genome:
- the LAX1 gene encoding lymphocyte transmembrane adapter 1: MDVTIPTRSEIRARTSQPSTLQGTLGSPDTAKDHNSSIFSGFAGLLAILLVVAVFCILWNWSKWKKWRVPYFQVTVMPLLTLPRPRQGAKNIYDLLPRRQEELGRHPSRSIRIFSTESLLSRNSDSPPSEHVPSQAGDALHVHRAHTHAMGYAVGIYDNTMGPQMYGNLTPSAHYVNVRASRDCPSTSSEDSRDYVNIPTAKEIAETLASTNSPPGNFFILPSTKVLELTEEIDEGCGNASDYTSLGSPGTESSYPLNDGEGSSQTSNDYVNMAVLDLETIQGKQPWGTFQCCRDYENVPPDPSGNQQREEKEATSSNTDHVEGRTDGPETHIQPVMQSGSFLALKDYVAYQSSAQSENSQMKHGEEMSNEDSHDYKNV, encoded by the exons ATGGATGTCACCATACCGACCCGCTCAGAAATCAGAGCGAGGACCTCACAGCCCAGCACTCTGCAGGGAACCCTCGGCAGCCCAGACAC AGCTAAAGACCACAACAGCAGCATCTTTTCTGGGTTTGCGGGACTCCTTGCCATCCTCCTGGTTGTCGCAGTTTTCTGCATCCTGTGGAACTGGAGCAAATGGAAGAAGT GGCGAGTTCCTTACTTCCAAGTTACCGTCATGCCCTTGTTGACTCTGCCTCGACCCAGACAAGgagccaaaaatatttatgacCTCTTGCCCCGAAGACAAGAAGAGCTGG GAAGACATCCGTCAAGAAGTATTCGTATTTTCAGTACCGAGAGCCTCCTCTCCAGAAATTCTGACAGCCCTCCCTCCGAGCATGTG CCCTCCCAAGCAGGTGATGCCCTCCATGTGCACAGAGCCCATACTCATGCCATGGGGTATGCAGTGGGCATCTATGACAATACCATGGGACCCCAGATGTATGGAAACCTCACTCCCTCAGCGCACTATGTCAATGTCAGAGCTTCAAGAGATTGCCCAAGCACTTCTTCAGAGGATTCAAGAGATTATGTCAATATCCCCACAGCAAAGGAGATTGCTGAGACTTTAGCTTCTACGAACAGCCCTCCTGGGAACTTCTTCATCCTCCCAAGTACCAAGGTGCTGGAGTTGACTGAAGAAATAGATGAGGGCTGTGGGAACGCCAGTGACTACACCAGTTTGGGGTCTCCAGGAACTGAGAGCAGTTATCCACTCAACGATGGCGAAGGGTCTTCTCAGACCTCAAATGATTATGTCAACATGGCAGTGTTGGATCTCGAGACCATCCAAGGGAAGCAGCCCTGGGGAACTTTTCAGTGCTGCAGAGATTATGAAAATGTACCACCAGATCCCAGTGGAAACCAGCAGCGGGAGGAGAAGGAAGCCACATCCTCAAACACAGACCATGTAGAGGGCAGGACAGATGGTCCAGAGACCCACATCCAACCTGTCATGCAGTCAGGGAGTTTCCTGGCCTTAAAGGATTATGTGGCCTATCAGTCATCTGCACAGAGTGAGAACAGTCAGATGAAACATGGAGAAGAGATGTCAAATGAAGACTCTCATGACTACAAGAATGTGTGA